The following coding sequences are from one Ornithodoros turicata isolate Travis chromosome 1, ASM3712646v1, whole genome shotgun sequence window:
- the LOC135388253 gene encoding uncharacterized protein LOC135388253 has product MPVDLLDGLKRSRAGTRAAVTRTINRLREPRTEEVSFEDVEVDVEYIVARKATLQDLDSQILALTGEDQYDQEVQSILEYEQQLEAAITRARRVLRTAGQLTSPVAQSAALGDSSHRESTSHSVSLPKLQIPKFGGKLQDWRARFWEHFQATIHNNGALAPVEKFKYLLCYVTDEAKRAIDGISLSDAYQTAVDALKQRFGRTDVLAAEHIDKLLSLRAVQGSREATQLRRLCDEVSRHTRASESLAIPHFGSAGGRSPQPADNMSPFLQTAVVQVAGPGGSASVRILLDNGSQRTVITQELAQRLRCPGLASENLSIFAFGSTQPSTRRAYQKVSLRIEGLHQ; this is encoded by the exons ATGCCCGTTGACCTGTTAGACGGCCTGAAGCGGTCCCGAGCCGGGACTCGAGCAGCAGTCACTCGTACCATCAATCGACTACGTGAACCCCGAACAGAGGAGGTTTCGTTCGAGGATGTTGAAGTCGACGTCGAGTACATAGTGGCGAGGAAGGCTACGCTGCAAGACTTAGACAGTCAGATCCTGGCGCTGACCGGCGAAGATCAGTATGACCAGGAAGTCCAAAGCATCCTGGAATACGAGCAGCAGCTCGAAGCGGCCATCACGCGCGCGAGACGGGTCCTTCGAACGGCAGGACAGCTCACGTCGCCGGTTGCACAGTCCGCCGCGCTAGGCGATTCCAGTCACAGAGAATCAACCAGCCATTCTGTTTCCTTGCCGAAGCTGCAGATTCCAAAGTTCGGAGGGAAGTTGCAAGACTGGCGGGCTAGATTCTGGGAACACTTCCAGGCAACGATCCACAACAACGGTGCGCTAGCTCCAGTCGAGAAGTTTAAGTATCTCCTGTGTTACGTTACCGATGAGGCCAAGCGGGCCATTGATGGGATCAGCCTTAGTGATGCTTACCAGACAGCTGTTGACGCCCTGAAGCAGCGGTTCGGACGGACCGATGTCCTTGCAGCCGAGCACATCGATAAGCTGTTGTCGCTGCGCGCAGTGCAAGGTTCTAGGGAGGCGACGCAGCTACGTCGCTTGTGCGACGAAGTCTCGCGCCATACGAGGGCCTCGGAATCACTGGCAATTCCGCA TTTCGGCAGTGCTGGCGGCAGGTCACCGCAACCCGCGGACAATATGTCTCCATTTCTGCAGACCGCTGTGGTTCAGGTTGCCGGCCCTGGCGGATCCGCGTCCGTACGTATTCTTCTCGACAACGGAAGTCAGAGAACAGTCATCACCCAGGAACTCGCTCAGCGGCTTCGATGCCCGGGATTGGCATCCGAAAACCTGTCGATATTTGCGTTTGGCTCCACGCAACCATCCACGCGTCGCGCATACCAGAAGGTGTCCCTGCGTATCGAGGGCTTACATCAGTAA